The Salinirubellus salinus genome segment GGAACACGCCGGGCAGGACGAACAGGGCGAGGCCGATGGTGACGAGGACGGCGAGGACGACACCCCCCACGAACCCGTTGAGCGTCACCGAGACCAGCCGGTCCGCGGCGTCGGCCGGGAGGGCGTCGGTCGTGTCGCTCGCGAACGCCCGGATGGCGACCATCGTGGCCGCCTCGGCCACGAGGGCGAAGAGGAAGACCACCGCCACCGCGGCGATGGCGGGCACGTCCACCGCGAGCGGCGAGGCCGCCCGCTGTGTCCGGAGTTGCTCGCGGAGCGTCTCGAGTTGTTCGGGGGTGAACGCGCCGTCGGCACCGGTTCCCGCAGTCTCGGCGGCGCGGACGAGCGACTCGAACGCCGCGACGCTGAGCGACTGCTGGGCGACGGTACTGACCGCACCGACCAGCAGGAAGACGACGAACAGCAGCAGCCCGTTGCGTGTCGTGAGCCGCGAGAACCCCTCCTCGACGGCCCGTCCGATATCCAGCGTCATGCCGGAACGCCTCCCGGCGCGGACTTAATGGGTTCGGCCCGGCGTCAGGGCCAGTCGTCGCGCTCCTCGCCGCCCTCGCGCTCGGTGACCGTCTCCGGGTCGCCGAGTTCCCACTCGGCGGCCTCGGCGGCCTGTTCGATGCCGAGGTACTCCCAGCCCACCTCGTCGGCGATGTCGGCGTCCTCGTCGCCCGCGCCGATGAAGACGTGGCGGTCGGTGTCGAACTGCCGCTTGACGTTCTCCAGCGACTCCACCTTGCCCCGTGGCCCGGAGAAGAAGTCCTGCCGGATGCGGTTCTTCCGCGTGAAGTTCGTGACGACGTAGGTGGGCTTGTCACTCACGACGCCGACGTACTCCGACCACGAGCGTGCGTCCGAGAAGACCTCGTCCGGCCGCCGCAGTCGCTTGAGCGATTCCAGCTCGAACGCGAGGGTCATGTCCGAGGAGCCGCCACCTTGCATACCCGTTGGTGGGGTCGGCACCCGGCAAAACGCTTCGGATGCGAGGTGCCGACCGCAGGGAGGCACCTCGTCGTCGTGAGCGGGAGCGCGCCAGCGAGCGACACGCGAACTGCGTGGAGCGGATGCAGTGAGTAGACACGCCGAATCGCGCGATACGCGGGCTTCACGACCATCTGACCCGTGGAGACACTGCGACCGTCCGACCACGGTCACACGGCACCGCCCCACCGAACTAAGCCCACCCCGGCCTCAGGCATCGACATGGACCACGAGACCGTCCGTGAGGTGTTCCCCGAGGCCGACGAGATCGGCGACCCGGCGCTACGTGAGGGCGTCCTCGCGGCGTGGGCGGGCGCCTGTGAGGACGCCGGCGTGGAGACGGCAGAGTCGCTCCGGGCGCTCCCGTGGCTCCCCCCGGTACAGCGGGCCCTCGGCGTCCCCGCAGACGCCGAGCGACTCGTCCCCCACGTCCGGGACGTGACCGCCGGGGCGGTGTCGCTCGCCGGGGCGCTGGTCGCCCGCCGCGAGACGGCCGTCGACACGGACCTGCTGGTCGCTGGCGCGCTCGTCCACGACGTGTCGAAACTCGTGGAGTTCGACGGGATGGACGCCACGCGCACCTACGACCTGCTGGGCCACCCGTACTGGGGGGTCCACGTCGTCGCTCGCGCCGGCCTGCCGGTCGAACTCGCACACGTCGTCCTCTCGCACACCTCGCGGACGGACGTCGACCCAGCCTTCCTCGAAGCCGAACTGGTCCGGCGAGCGGACGAGGCGGCGGCGAACGCCATCCGCCTCGCGTACGTCGACGACCTCCGCGAGGCCTGAGTCGGGGGCGACGGTACACTCTTGTCGTGTGGTATCGCATCGCGTGACATGCCCGCCGAGTCGTTCACCCTCGCGGCCGCACAGGTCCAGCCGGTCTACCACGACAAGGAAGCGACGCTGGAGAAGGCCTGCCGGTACGTCGAACGGGCCGCGAGCGAGGGGGTCGACCTCCTCGCGTTCCCCGAGACGTTCGTCCCCGGCTACCCCTACTGGCGGCGCGCGGTCTCCATCCCGCGCTGGACGGAACTGATGGTCGACCTCCAGAAGGAGAGTCTCACGCTCGACGACCCGGCGCTCGACCCACTGCGAGAGACCATCGCCGAGGCGAACGTCCACGTCTGTCTGGGCGCGACCGAACGCTCCGGGCGACGGGGGAGCGAGACGCTCTACAACTCGATGTTCTGGTTCGACCGGGACGGCCGACTCGTCCGGGTCCACCGGAAGCTCATGCCGACACACGGCGAACGGACCATCTGGGGCCGTGGCGACCCGTCGACGCTCGCGGTCCACGACAGCGACCTCGGGACCCTCGGCGGCCTCGTCTGCTACGAGAACCACATGACGCTCCCCAAGGCCGCGCTCTGCGCGATGGGCGAGGAGATACACACCGCCGTCTGGCCGGGCTACTGGACGCAGGACGGGCACCCGGGCGCGAAGTCCCGGGCCGAGGACGCCGCCGCCAGCGACACCTGCGACATCTACCCCGCGGTCCGACAGTACGCGTTCGAGACCCAGTCGTTCGTCCTGTCGAGTTCGCTCTACCTCGGAGACATGAACCCGCCCGGGTTCGAGGACGGCGAACTCGGGTACGACCTCGCGGCCGGCGGGAGCATGCTCGTCAACCCCGCCGGCGTGGTGAAGGCCGGACCGGTGTTGAACGAGGAGGCGCTCCTGACCGCCGAGTTCGAGCGCGACGAGCGGCGTGCGGTGAAGGCCTACTTCGACGCGATGGGCCACTACACGCGCTGGGACGCCGTCAACCTCGAGGTGAACGACGCCACCTACGAACCCGTTCACGACCACCACGGCGGAGGAGCGGGGGACGCGCGGCGCGTCCGCAGGGTCGGGGACAGCCTCGGTCCCTCGCGGCCGGAGCCCGCCGACCTCGAGGCCATCGCCGAGGAACACGACCTCCCCTACGAGGCGGTCGAGGCCGTGGCCGAGAGCCTGGCCGACTGACCACGCGTCTCAGACACCGCCAGTGGGCTCGGTCCCCCGGCGAGCGACGACCCACCGGTAGACCCGGTGCGTGCCGGCGGCGACGATGGCGAGCCACGTCGCCGCGAGGACGGCCACGCCCACCCAGAACGCCCCGACGACGCGGTACATCTCGAGGTACGGGGCGACCAGCGAGAGGGCAGCGACGACGGCGCCGAAGGCGGTGACGCCGGCCACGTACCGGTCGCTCTCGGCGGCGTAGGCTGCCCGTGCGACCAGGATGCCCAGCGGGATCACCGTCGGCCACGCGAGGAACAGGAGGTTCGAGAACCCGAACAGCGTGGCGTGGTTGATGGTGCCCGTCCGGAAGAGGTAGCGCTCGCCGCCCTTCTCGACGAACTGGAGGGCCTCGTCGGGCCGGAGTCTCGTGCCGTACTCGAACTCCGGCGGGAGGTCCGACTGCGCGTAGCCGTCACAGACGAGGACGAACCCCCGGCAGACGGTGGGTTCGAACACGCCGTCCGGCTCGGCGAGCGCCCGGTCGAACAGGTCCTGCGCGGCGGGAGAGAGCTCCTCGTACCGGTATATCTCGATGTCGGGGTCCGCGGCGTACTCGTCGTAGGTCGCCGAGGACTCGGTGACGATAGCGTGGTCGTACGACGGGTCACCGCGGGTCGTCTCGTACGGCGACGCGAGCGTCCCCGGGTACGCCGCGAGGCCGAGGAGGACGACAGCGACGACGAGCCCCGCGATACGCAGCCGGCGGGCGTCGGGGGAGGGCACGGTCGTCGGTGATTCTGTAGCGGGCTACAAGTGCTTTCTCCACGACACGTCGTCCGCCGTCGGCCGTGGCGGCCCGGAACGGAACCCACAAGCCCGCGCCCCGGAAAACGCCAGCAACGAATGGCACGCGAGATATTCGAGGTGCGCGACTGGGACGGCGCGGCCCGACTGGGCGAGTTGACCGTCCCCAGGGCGGGGGTCACGGTGGAGACGCCGGCGCTCCTGCCGGTGGTCAACCCCCACAAGCAGACGGTCCCGCCGGCCCGCCTCCAGTCGGAGTTCGGCGCCGAGATACTCATCACGAACGGCTACATCCTCTACGGGAGCGACGAGTTCCGCGAAGAGGCCCTCGACGTGGGCCTGCACGACCTCTACGAGTTCGACGGGGCCATCATGACCGACTCTGGGTCGTTCCAGCTGGCCGAGTACGGCGAGATCAGCGTCGACACCGAGGAGATACTGCGGTTCCAGCACGACATCGGGAGCGACATCGGGACGCCCGTCGACATCCCCACCCCACCGGACGTGAGCCGCGAACGGGCCGAGTCCGAACTCGCGGAGACCGAGCGCGCCCTCGCCGAGGCCGAGACCGTCGACGTGGGTGAGATGCTCGTCAACGCGCCGGTGCAGGGGTCGACTCACCCGGCGCTCCGGACGGCGGCAGCCGAACACGCCTACGCCACCGACCTCGACGTGTTCCCCATCGGTGCGGTCGTGCCGCTGCTGAACGCGTACCGGTACGACGACGTGGTCGACGTCGTCGCCGCCGCCAAGCGGGGCCTCGGTGCCGACGCGCCCGTCCACCTGTTCGGTGCCGGCCACCCCATGATGTTCGCGCTCGCGGTGGCGATGGGGTGTGACCTGTTCGACTCCGCCGCCTACGCGCTCTACGCCCGCGACGACCGCTACCTCACGGTCCGGGGGACCGAACTCCTCGCTGACCTCGATTACCTCCCGTGCTCGTGTCCCGTCTGTGCGGCCTCCACGCCCGAGGGCCTCCGCAGCGAGGACGACGACGAGCGGACGCGACTGCTCGCCGAGCACAACCTCCACGTCACCTTCGAGGAGCTCCGCCGCGTGAAACAGGCCATCAGGTCGGGGTCGCTGCTCGAACTCGTCGAGACGCGCGTCCGGGGGCACCCCACGCTGGTCGACGGGTTCCGGGCGATGCTGGCGCACGCCGAGACGCTCGAAGCGACCGACCCGGTCTCGAAGGGCGCGTTCTTCCACCTCTCGGCCGAGTCCGCCGACCGACCGGAGGTGCTCCGGCACCAGGAGCGACTCGAGCGTCTCACCGTGGCGGGTGACACCTGCCTGCTGACGACGGGGTCGGGCAACTCCGACGACCACGACACCACGTGGCGCGTGGTCCCCCCGTTCGGGCCGTTCCCGCGGGCGCTCTCGGAGTCGTACCCGCTCACAGCGGAGGTGCCGGAACGCCTCTCTCGCGAGGCGTACGAACGGGCGGCCGACGGCGTCGCCCGACTGGTCGAGACGAACCCGGACGTGACGTTCACGTTCGCGCATCACCAGTGGCCCGCGTCGGCCGTCGAGCGCGTGCCCGATGGTGTCGAGGTCCAGCGGTACGGGGACGGGACGGACCCGCGGGACCACTGAGTCGGCCACCGCCGTGCGTCGGGTGACGCGTGACTCACGCGAGGTAGGTACTCGCGCCGAGGACGACCGTCGCTCCACCCACCACGAGGAGTCCACTGATGCGGTGGAGCGCGACGTACCAGTCCTCGGGTTCGACCGCGTCCCGATTGCGGAATCCGATCAGTTCGAACGTCTTCTGGAACTGGATGTACCCACGTGGCACGACGAGCAGCGGGACGCCGATCAGTGCGAGGAGGAGGACCGCCAGCGGGACGACCTCCTCCGAGCCGGTGGGGAGGTCGGGTCCCCCGAGGAAGGCCAGCAGTCCGAACGCGAACAGTGGCGAGGCGGCGACCACACCGCCGGTGGTGGAGCCGGTCTCCGCGACGAGCGCGCCGACGAGGACGTAGACGGCCCACGCGAGACCGACGAGCGAGATGCCGACGAGGAGGGGTTCGGCGGTGCCGAGGACGAACTCGCCCGCGCTCTCGCGCACCGCGTCAGGTGTCGCCGGGTACGAGCGGCTCGGCGCCAGCAGGGCGACGGCCGCCGCCCGGACGGGCCAGAGCAGGCCGACCGGGAGGAACGCCCACCCGGCGCGACCGAGTATCGTCGTGAACGACTCGGCTCCGGAGAGGAGGTAGCCCGCGCCACCGACCGAGAGCCAGACGAGGCCGAGCGCGAACGGGGCGCCCAGCGCCGCCGAGAACAGCCGCTGCTGGGCCGCGCCACCGAGGGAGACGTCGACGGTGTCCGGCAGGGTACACTCGCTCGGCGTGTACCAGTCCATGTCGTCGGGCCAGCCCGTCGGCTCGGTACACTCCCGGGTCGACGGCTTCTCCGGGTTGTCGACGGTCGCGGTACCGGACACCACCTCACCGAGGACGAGGGCAGTGCCGGCGAGCGACGCGGCGACGAGGAGCCCGGCGAGGCAGACGACGAGGAGGCCGTCCAACCCGTCGGGCGGGTCGTCCTCGAACGCCGTCCGTGGCCGGACCAGCGGTCGGAGGAGACGGCTGGTGTCGGGGACCATACACGAGGGGCGTGAGGCCGCGGATGAATCTCTTTCGGCCCGCCCACCGTGAAAGGCAAGAGTGTTCCCCCGCCGTCGCCGAACCCGACCATGACCGACCACTTCGAGGTCCACGACCGGGACGGGGCGGCCCGCCTCGGCGAGTTGCGACTCGCCGACCCGCTCCGCACACCGGCACTCGTGGACGAGGTGCTGCGCGACGCGGGGTCGCTCTGGGCTGCCGAACGCGAGGTACCCGAGGGCGACGACGCCCACCTGAGCGTCCTCCCGCACCGCGCCGCCCCGACCGGCACCGACCAGCGAGTCGCCGAGGCCTTCGCGCCCGAGCCGCCCGACGTCGACTACCCCGCCGCGGCCGTCGTCACCGCCGACACCGCCGCCGATCTCGGCGTCGACGCGTACCTCCTCTCCGGTGGACCGGGCCTCGTCGACCACGCCGAAGCGTTCGTCGGCAGCGTGATCCGCACGCGAGCGGCCATCCCCGGCGACACCGCGCTCTACCTCGCCGGCTGTGCCACGCCCGCGAACGTCGCCACGCTCGTCTACGCGGGCGTCGACCTCGTGGACTCGGACTTCGCGCACGTCCGTGGCACCGAGGGCTTCTACCTCACGAGCGACGGCGAGTACTTCCTCGAGGACCTCGACGAGCTCCCCTGTGCCTGCACCGCCTGCCAGCAGGGGCGCGACTCGTTCGGCCCGGAGGACTGTGCGGAACACAACGTGAACGCCCTCCGAGCCGAGCTCGCCACCGTCCGCCAGCGCATCCGCCGCGGGCGGCTCCGTGACTACGTCGAGGGGCAGGCCCGTCACGAGGCGTTCGGGACGAGCGTGTTCCGACGGCTGGACCGCCAGTACGCCTACAGCGAGGAACGGACGCCCGTCTACCGGCGGAACTCGATGCTCGCCGCGAGCGAGGACTCCCTCCGCCGCGTCGAGATACAGCGGTTCGCCGACCGCGTCACCTCGCGCTACGTCCCGCGGTTCGACGACCGGCCGCTCGTCCTCGTGCCCTGTTCGGCCCGTAAACCCTACAGCGAGTCCCAGTCGCACGGCCAGTACCACGACGCCGTCCGCTGGCGCGCGCACATGGTCTCGATGACCTCGCCCATCGGGGTGGTCCCGCAGGAACTCGAACTGACCTACCCGGCTCAGCACTACGACTCGGTCGTCACCGGCGACTGGTCCGCCACCGAGATCGAGTTCGTGACGGACGTGCTCGTGCGCTACCTCCAACGGGCCGACTACCCCGAGGTGATAGCGCACGTCCCACCGGAGGGCTACCGCGAGATATGCGAGCGTGCCGAGGCGCGACTGGACGGGACCGAGTTCACCTACACCGTCGCGGACCACCCGACGACGAGCGACTCGCTGGCGAACCTCGCGAACGCGCTCGGGGGGAACGACCGCTACCCCAAACGCGAACGCGAACACAACACCGTCCGGGCCATCGCGGACTTCTTCCTCGGCGACGGCGCGGGCGAGGAGTTGTTCTCCGAGGACCTCCGCACCGACGGACGCTACCCGAAGCTCCGCGCCCACGAGGGTGGCGAGCACCTCGCCACACTCGTCCCGCAGTACGGGTCGCTCTCGTTCACGCTCGCCGGCGCACGCCACTGGCTGAAGTCGGACGCACCCACCAAGCGCGTGGAGATCGACGCGTTCGTCCCGAAGGGGAGCGTCCTCGCGCCGGGTATCGTGGACGCTGACGACGACGTACGCGTGGGTGACGAGGTGGTCGTGGAGGGCCCGAAGGCGTTCGCCGTCGGCCGCGCGCAGATGCCGGGGCGGGAGATGGCGGAGTCGACACGGGGCGTGGCGGTCGAAGTCCGGCACAGCGAGGAGCGGTAATCGGGGCGGCGTTCCGCGACGACCATCTCTTTGTACCGCGCGCCGCTACCACGGGCCATGGAACCCATCGAACTGACGATTCCGGAGCACGTCCTCGACCTGCTCCCGCAGGACGGACAGA includes the following:
- a CDS encoding HD domain-containing protein — its product is MDHETVREVFPEADEIGDPALREGVLAAWAGACEDAGVETAESLRALPWLPPVQRALGVPADAERLVPHVRDVTAGAVSLAGALVARRETAVDTDLLVAGALVHDVSKLVEFDGMDATRTYDLLGHPYWGVHVVARAGLPVELAHVVLSHTSRTDVDPAFLEAELVRRADEAAANAIRLAYVDDLREA
- a CDS encoding DUF7124 domain-containing protein, which encodes MQGGGSSDMTLAFELESLKRLRRPDEVFSDARSWSEYVGVVSDKPTYVVTNFTRKNRIRQDFFSGPRGKVESLENVKRQFDTDRHVFIGAGDEDADIADEVGWEYLGIEQAAEAAEWELGDPETVTEREGGEERDDWP
- a CDS encoding carbon-nitrogen hydrolase family protein: MPAESFTLAAAQVQPVYHDKEATLEKACRYVERAASEGVDLLAFPETFVPGYPYWRRAVSIPRWTELMVDLQKESLTLDDPALDPLRETIAEANVHVCLGATERSGRRGSETLYNSMFWFDRDGRLVRVHRKLMPTHGERTIWGRGDPSTLAVHDSDLGTLGGLVCYENHMTLPKAALCAMGEEIHTAVWPGYWTQDGHPGAKSRAEDAAASDTCDIYPAVRQYAFETQSFVLSSSLYLGDMNPPGFEDGELGYDLAAGGSMLVNPAGVVKAGPVLNEEALLTAEFERDERRAVKAYFDAMGHYTRWDAVNLEVNDATYEPVHDHHGGGAGDARRVRRVGDSLGPSRPEPADLEAIAEEHDLPYEAVEAVAESLAD
- the tgtA gene encoding tRNA guanosine(15) transglycosylase TgtA: MAREIFEVRDWDGAARLGELTVPRAGVTVETPALLPVVNPHKQTVPPARLQSEFGAEILITNGYILYGSDEFREEALDVGLHDLYEFDGAIMTDSGSFQLAEYGEISVDTEEILRFQHDIGSDIGTPVDIPTPPDVSRERAESELAETERALAEAETVDVGEMLVNAPVQGSTHPALRTAAAEHAYATDLDVFPIGAVVPLLNAYRYDDVVDVVAAAKRGLGADAPVHLFGAGHPMMFALAVAMGCDLFDSAAYALYARDDRYLTVRGTELLADLDYLPCSCPVCAASTPEGLRSEDDDERTRLLAEHNLHVTFEELRRVKQAIRSGSLLELVETRVRGHPTLVDGFRAMLAHAETLEATDPVSKGAFFHLSAESADRPEVLRHQERLERLTVAGDTCLLTTGSGNSDDHDTTWRVVPPFGPFPRALSESYPLTAEVPERLSREAYERAADGVARLVETNPDVTFTFAHHQWPASAVERVPDGVEVQRYGDGTDPRDH
- the arcS gene encoding archaeosine synthase subunit alpha, which encodes MTDHFEVHDRDGAARLGELRLADPLRTPALVDEVLRDAGSLWAAEREVPEGDDAHLSVLPHRAAPTGTDQRVAEAFAPEPPDVDYPAAAVVTADTAADLGVDAYLLSGGPGLVDHAEAFVGSVIRTRAAIPGDTALYLAGCATPANVATLVYAGVDLVDSDFAHVRGTEGFYLTSDGEYFLEDLDELPCACTACQQGRDSFGPEDCAEHNVNALRAELATVRQRIRRGRLRDYVEGQARHEAFGTSVFRRLDRQYAYSEERTPVYRRNSMLAASEDSLRRVEIQRFADRVTSRYVPRFDDRPLVLVPCSARKPYSESQSHGQYHDAVRWRAHMVSMTSPIGVVPQELELTYPAQHYDSVVTGDWSATEIEFVTDVLVRYLQRADYPEVIAHVPPEGYREICERAEARLDGTEFTYTVADHPTTSDSLANLANALGGNDRYPKREREHNTVRAIADFFLGDGAGEELFSEDLRTDGRYPKLRAHEGGEHLATLVPQYGSLSFTLAGARHWLKSDAPTKRVEIDAFVPKGSVLAPGIVDADDDVRVGDEVVVEGPKAFAVGRAQMPGREMAESTRGVAVEVRHSEER